From Medicago truncatula cultivar Jemalong A17 chromosome 7, MtrunA17r5.0-ANR, whole genome shotgun sequence, a single genomic window includes:
- the LOC25499146 gene encoding selenocysteine methyltransferase, which yields MSSSLISDFLHRAGGTAIIDGGLATELERHGADLNDPLWSAKCLISIPQSHLIRQVHLDYLENGADIITTASYQATIQGFKEKGFSNEESENMLRRSVEIACEARDLYYERCAACSSGKNADDRILKQRPILIAASVGSYGAYLADGSEYSGNYGDAITLKTLKDFHRRRVQVLADASADLLAFETIPNKIEAQAFAELLEEENIKVPAWFCFNSKDGINVVSGDSIVECGSIAESCNKVIAVGINCTPPRFIHGLILLLKKVTTKPIAIYPNSGETYDGERKEWMQNTGVTDKDFVSYVSKWCELGACLVGGCCRTTPVTVRGIYNTLYSNQSAILSTQ from the exons ATGTCGTCGTCACTGATATCGGATTTCCTCCATCGAGCCGGCGGAACCGCCATCATCGACGGTGGTTTAGCGACTGAGCTTGAACGCCATGGCGCCGACCTCAATGATCCCCTTTGGAGCGCCAAATGCCTCATTTCGATCCCTCAGTCTCACCTCATTCGTCAG GTGCACCTTGATTACTTGGAAAATGGTGCAGACATTATAACCACAGCTTCTTATCAA GCCACCATTCAAGGTTTTAAGGAAAAAGGATTTTCTAATGAAGAAAGTGAAAACATGCTCAGAAGAAGTGTTGAAATTGCTTGCGAGGCTCGCGATTTGTATTATGAACGATGTGCTGCGTGTTCTTCGGGTAAGAATGCTGATGATAGAATCCTCAAGCAACGTCCTATCTTGATTGCAGCGTCAGTTGGGAGTTATGGAGCTTATTTGGCTGATGGATCAGAGTACAG TGGGAATTATGGTGATGCTATCACGTTGAAAACTCTCAAAGATTTTCATCGGAGAAGAGTTCAAGTTTTGGCAGATGCAAGTGCCGACCTGCTTGCATTTGAAACAATTCCAAATAAGATTGAAGCTCAG GCTTTTGCAGAACTTCTGGAAGAAGAGAACATAAAGGTTCCAGCATGGTTTTGTTTTAACTCTAAGGATGGAATTAATGTTGTTAGTGGTGATTCTATAGTGGAATGTGGCTCCATTGCTGAATCATGTAACAAAGTCATTGCTGTCGGAATCAACTGTACCCCACCTAGATTTATACATGGTCTTATACTTTTGCTTAAGAAG GTGACTACAAAACCAATTGCTATATATCCAAACAGCGGGGAAACTTATGACGGTGAACGAAAAGAGTGGATG CAAAATACAGGTGTTACAGATAAAGATTTTGTCTCATATGTTAGTAAATGGTGTGAGCTAGGGGCTTGCCTTGTAGGTGGATGCTGTAGAACGACTCCTGTTACCGTTAGAGGGATATACAACACACTATACAGCAATCAATCTGCTATTCTTTCCACACAGTGA
- the LOC25499144 gene encoding type I inositol polyphosphate 5-phosphatase 4 isoform X1: MRDENLKKTTKLSWPKTLVKKWFNIKTKSQDFQADDVICQVVDEEYGSNYSKMEACSIKKSITERSSRTYIDRMQRGKSYLGEAQVTDVCNYRIFVATWNVAGKSPPSYLSLEDWLHISPHADIYVLGFQEIVPLNAVNVLGTEDNGPAKKWLALIRKTLNNLPGTSGGYNTPSPIPAPIVELDADFEGSMRQKATSFFHRKSFQAMSRSMRMDNEMSLPQTGLGRRLSVCDRMISGHRKSDYDTNCRWGSSDDENGAGDSPTDYSPISYSDCFPTDDSDRPRGNSRYCLVASKQMVGVFLTVWVKSDIRDDVHNMKVSCVGRGLMGYLGNKGSISISMSLRQTSFCFVCSHLTSGQRDGDELRRNSDVMEILRKTRFPHILDTTDANSPQTILEHDRIIWLGDLNYRIALSYRGAKALVEMHDWKTLLKNDQLCIEKRQGRVFTGWSEGKIYFPPTYKYSNNSDSYAGDDRRSKQKRRTPAWCDRILWYGSGLQQLSYVRGESRFSDHRPVCSIFLAEVESINSNQIKKGSTCSSSRIEIEELLPHSHGYNFHFY; this comes from the exons ATGAGAGATGAAAACTTGAAGAAAACCACCAAG CTTTCATGGCCAAAAACATTGGTCAAAAAATGGTTCAATATCAAGACCAAATCTCAAGACTTTCAAGCAGATGATGTCATTTGTCAAG ttgttgatgaagagTATGGGAGCAATTACTCAAAGATGGAGGCATGTTCTATCAAAAAAAGCATAACAG AGAGATCAAGCAGAACGTACATAGATAGAATGCAAAGAGGTAAGAGTTACCTTGGTGAAGCTCAGGTTACAGATGTATGTAATTATAG AATATTCGTTGCCACTTGGAACGTGGCCGGGAAATCACCTCCAAGTTATTTAAGTCTGGAAGATTGGCTTCACATTTCTCCACATGCTGATATCTATGTTCTTGG GTTTCAAGAAATTGTGCCTCTCAACGCCGTTAATGTTTTGGGAACAGAAGACAATGGTCCTGCAAAAAAATGGCTAGCCCTTATAAGGAAGACACTGAACAACCTTCCGGGAACAAGTGGTGGATACAACACTCCTTCTCCAATCCCTGCTCCTATTGTAGAGTTAGATGCTGATTTCGAGGGATCAATGAGGCAGAAGGCAACCTCTTTCTTCCATCGGAAGTCCTTCCAAGCCATGAGTCGTAGTATGAGAATGGATAATGAGATGTCACTCCCACAAACTGGCCTTGGTCGTCGTCTCAGTGTCTGTGATAGAATGATATCTGGTCACAGGAAAAGTGACTATGACACCAATTGTCGATGGGGTTCCTCGGATGATGAAAATGGAGCTGGTGACTCCCCAACAGATTATTCGCCAATTTCTTATAGTGATTGTTTTCCTACCGACGACAGTGACAGACCGAGAGGAAACTCGAGATACTGTTTGGTTGCTAGTAAGCAAATGGTAGGGGTATTTCTAACAGTTTGGGTGAAAAGTGATATCAGAGATGACGTTCATAACATGAAAGTGTCTTGTGTTGGAAGAGGATTGATGGGATATCTTGGAAACAAG GGTTCAATATCAATTAGTATGTCATTGCGCCAAACGAGTTTTTGCTTCGTCTGTAGTCATTTGACTTCCGGACAAAGGGATGGTGACGAGCTTAGGAGAAATTCAGATGTAATGGAGATTCTCAGAAAGACAAGGTTTCCTCATATCCTTGACACAACCGATGCAAATTCTCCTCAGACAATTCTGGAACATGA CCGAATAATTTGGCTGGGGGATTTAAATTACCGGATAGCACTTTCTTACCGTGGAGCAAAAGCTCTTGTTGAAATGCATGATTGGAAGACTTTGTTAAAGAATGACCAG CTGTGTATAGAGAAACGGCAAGGCCGTGTCTTTACCGGATGGAGTGAAGGGAAAATATATTTTCCTCCTACATATAAGTATTCAAACAATTCAGATAGTTATGCAGGTGATGATAGACGCTCAAAACAAAAGAGAAGAACTCCAGCATG GTGTGATCGTATCTTGTGGTATGGAAGTGGCCTACAACAATTATCTTATGTTCGCGGCGAGTCAAGATTCTCTGATCATAGACCGGTTTGTAGCATATTCTTGGCAGAAGTTGAGTCTATTAACAGTAACCAAATAAAGAAAGGTTCTACTTGCTCCAGTTCCAGGATTGAAATAGAAGAGTTATTGCCACATTCACACGGTTACAACTTCCATTTCTATTGA
- the LOC25499144 gene encoding type IV inositol polyphosphate 5-phosphatase 7 isoform X2, whose product MRDENLKKTTKLSWPKTLVKKWFNIKTKSQDFQADDVICQVVDEEYGSNYSKMEACSIKKSITERSSRTYIDRMQRGKSYLGEAQVTDVCNYRIFVATWNVAGKSPPSYLSLEDWLHISPHADIYVLGFQEIVPLNAVNVLGTEDNGPAKKWLALIRKTLNNLPGTSGGYNTPSPIPAPIVELDADFEGSMRQKATSFFHRKSFQAMSRSMRMDNEMSLPQTGLGRRLSVCDRMISGHRKSDYDTNCRWGSSDDENGAGDSPTDYSPISYSDCFPTDDSDRPRGNSRYCLVASKQMVGVFLTVWVKSDIRDDVHNMKVSCVGRGLMGYLGNKGSISISMSLRQTSFCFVCSHLTSGQRDGDELRRNSDVMEILRKTRFPHILDTTDANSPQTILEHDRIIWLGDLNYRIALSYRGAKALVEMHDWKTLLKNDQASVYRETARPCLYRME is encoded by the exons ATGAGAGATGAAAACTTGAAGAAAACCACCAAG CTTTCATGGCCAAAAACATTGGTCAAAAAATGGTTCAATATCAAGACCAAATCTCAAGACTTTCAAGCAGATGATGTCATTTGTCAAG ttgttgatgaagagTATGGGAGCAATTACTCAAAGATGGAGGCATGTTCTATCAAAAAAAGCATAACAG AGAGATCAAGCAGAACGTACATAGATAGAATGCAAAGAGGTAAGAGTTACCTTGGTGAAGCTCAGGTTACAGATGTATGTAATTATAG AATATTCGTTGCCACTTGGAACGTGGCCGGGAAATCACCTCCAAGTTATTTAAGTCTGGAAGATTGGCTTCACATTTCTCCACATGCTGATATCTATGTTCTTGG GTTTCAAGAAATTGTGCCTCTCAACGCCGTTAATGTTTTGGGAACAGAAGACAATGGTCCTGCAAAAAAATGGCTAGCCCTTATAAGGAAGACACTGAACAACCTTCCGGGAACAAGTGGTGGATACAACACTCCTTCTCCAATCCCTGCTCCTATTGTAGAGTTAGATGCTGATTTCGAGGGATCAATGAGGCAGAAGGCAACCTCTTTCTTCCATCGGAAGTCCTTCCAAGCCATGAGTCGTAGTATGAGAATGGATAATGAGATGTCACTCCCACAAACTGGCCTTGGTCGTCGTCTCAGTGTCTGTGATAGAATGATATCTGGTCACAGGAAAAGTGACTATGACACCAATTGTCGATGGGGTTCCTCGGATGATGAAAATGGAGCTGGTGACTCCCCAACAGATTATTCGCCAATTTCTTATAGTGATTGTTTTCCTACCGACGACAGTGACAGACCGAGAGGAAACTCGAGATACTGTTTGGTTGCTAGTAAGCAAATGGTAGGGGTATTTCTAACAGTTTGGGTGAAAAGTGATATCAGAGATGACGTTCATAACATGAAAGTGTCTTGTGTTGGAAGAGGATTGATGGGATATCTTGGAAACAAG GGTTCAATATCAATTAGTATGTCATTGCGCCAAACGAGTTTTTGCTTCGTCTGTAGTCATTTGACTTCCGGACAAAGGGATGGTGACGAGCTTAGGAGAAATTCAGATGTAATGGAGATTCTCAGAAAGACAAGGTTTCCTCATATCCTTGACACAACCGATGCAAATTCTCCTCAGACAATTCTGGAACATGA CCGAATAATTTGGCTGGGGGATTTAAATTACCGGATAGCACTTTCTTACCGTGGAGCAAAAGCTCTTGTTGAAATGCATGATTGGAAGACTTTGTTAAAGAATGACCAGGCAT CTGTGTATAGAGAAACGGCAAGGCCGTGTCTTTACCGGATGGAGTGA
- the LOC25499147 gene encoding pentatricopeptide repeat-containing protein At1g12300, mitochondrial → MEFQGIRPDIVTINILINRYCHLSQMTFAFSLFGKILKMGYHPNIITLTTLLKALCLNGDVQKALHFHENIVNPDVCTFNIFIDEFCLQGNMKEAKNILGVMMIQGMKPNVVTYSALMDGYCLLNGVNKAKHTFNTMVAVGVAKDVHNYNIVINGFCKSKMMDEALDLFEEMYSKNIIPTIVTYNTVIDGLCKSGRISYAWKLVREMRDMGQPADEITYNSFLHTFCKNHQLDKAIALVKEIHNQGIQVDLYTCSMLIDGLSKGGRLKDAQQIFKDLLIKGYNVDVVTYKYMISGLC, encoded by the coding sequence ATGGAATTCCAAGGAATCAGGCCTGACATTGTTACTATCAACATCTTGATCAACCGTTACTGCCACTTAAGTCAAATGACTTTCGCCTTTTCCCTATTCGGCAAGATTCTTAAGATGGGTTATCATCCAAATATCATAACCTTGACTACACTTTTGAAAGCATTATGTCTTAATGGTGACGTCCAAAAGGCATTGCACTTTCATGAAAACATCGTCAACCCAGATGTTTGTACCTTTAATATATTTATCGATGAGTTTTGTTTGCAAGGAAATATGAAAGAAGCTAAAAACATATTAGGTGTGATGATGATACAAGGTATGAAACCTAATGTTGTTACATATAGTGCTTTAATGGATGGGTACTGCCTATTAAATGGAGTGAACAAGGCCAAACATACATTTAACACTATGGTTGCAGTGGGAGTGGCTAAAGATGTTCACAATTACAATATCGTGATTAATGGGTTTTGTAAGAGTAAAATGATGGATGAGGCATTGGATCTTTTTGAAGAAATGTATTCCAAAAATATCATCCCTACCATAGTAACTTACAACACTGTTATTGATGGTTTGTGCAAGTCAGGAAGAATTTCTTATGCATGGAAGCTTGTTCGTGAGATGCGTGATATGGGTCAACCAGCCGATGAAATCACTTACAATTCCTTCTTGCACACTTTTtgcaaaaatcatcaacttgaTAAGGCAATTGCATTAGTCAAGGAAATTCATAACCAAGGCATTCAGGTGGATTTGTACACATGTAGTATGCTTATTGATGGTTTGTCTAAAGGGGGAAGACTTAAGGATGCACAACAAATTTTTAAGGATCTTTTGATTAAAGGATACAATGTAGATGTTGTTACTTATAAATATATGATCAGTGGTCTTTGTTAA
- the LOC25499143 gene encoding non-specific lipid transfer protein GPI-anchored 16: protein MKPLNCFQMTLILAALIISSINLVNGQITSSCTSSMISSTFTPCANIITGSTNNGLVPSTTCCDSLRSLMSTNMDCACLMMSSNAQIFQLPINQVLAISLSQACNINGASVQCKGPTGIGSNSPTLPSSAPTPLSPQDSKTLDVNNAHIYENLQLAEALVPSSAPMEAAEAPTEASRIIPVLTSLPSASPPSYYSFSPSALFKIIAIVMVSGIIH, encoded by the exons ATGAAACCACTCAATTGTTTTCAAATGACATTAATACTAGCAGCCCTTATAATCTCCTCAATAAATTTAGTTAATGGTCAAATTACTTCATCATGCACATCCTCTATGATTAGCAGCACATTCACTCCATGTGCTAACATCATAACAGGAAGCACTAATAATGGTTTAGTACCATCAACTACTTGTTGTGATTCATTAAGGTCTTTGATGAGCACAAATATGGATTGTGCTTGCCTTATGatgtcttccaatgctcaaatTTTTCAACTACCTATTAACCAAGTTCTTGCAATATCTCTTTCACAAGCATGTAATATTAATGGAGCTTCTGTTCAGTGCAAAG GCCCAACAGGTATTGGATCAAACAGCCCAACTCTCCCTTCAAGTGCTCCAACTCCCTTAAGTCCTCAAG ATTCAAAAACTTTGGATGTTAATAACGCACACATATATGAGAATCTGCAATTGGCAGAGGCATTGGTACCATCATCAGCACCAATGGAAGCTGCAGAAGCACCCACTGAAGCATCAAGAATTATACCAGTTTTGACTTCTCTTCCTTCAGCGTCTCCTCCGTCTTATTATTCCTTCTCACCTTCTGCATTATTCAAAATCATAGCAATTGTAATGGTTTCTGGCATCATCCATTAA